One genomic segment of Falco cherrug isolate bFalChe1 chromosome 13, bFalChe1.pri, whole genome shotgun sequence includes these proteins:
- the CST3 gene encoding cystatin-C: protein MAAAGGAAAERAAMAGGRGALLLLAAALLFAGAVLAARDRPRLLGAPVDIANTGNDEGLQRALQFAMAEYNKASNDMYSSRVVRVLSAQKQIVSGIKYLMEVEIGRTTCPKPAADLQSCAFHGAPEMAKHTVCNFTVYIVPWLNEIKLLSTSCQ from the exons GCTGGCGGGGCCGCGGCAGAGCGCGCAGCCATggcgggagggcggggggcgctgctgctgctggccgcgGCGCTGCTGTTCGCCGGCGCCGTGCTGGCCGCTCGCGATCGCCCGCGGCTCTTAGGGGCCCCGGTGGACATCGCCAACACCGGCAATGACGAGGGCCTGCAGCGGGCTCTGCAGTTCGCCATGGCGGAGTACAACAAGGCCAGCAACGACATGTACTCCAGCCGGGTGGTGCGGGTCCTGAGCGCCCAGAAGCAG ATTGTGTCTGGAATCAAGTACTTAATGGAAGTTGAGATTGGCCGGACAACTtgcccaaagccagcagctgATCTCCAGAGCTGCGCTTTCCATGGTGCGCCGGAGATGGCTAAG CACACCGTTTGCAACTTCACAGTGTATATTGTTCCTTGGCTGAACGAAATTAAGCTATTGAGCACTAGCTGCCAATAA